The DNA window TCTccaaaacgtaaaatcgtaTAAGTTCGGAAAAATCATAGGTCCCCGGGTCGTGTCGCCCACCAGGTCTGCTGACTCAGagtccagcacctccagtctcctcgacatcgaactcacctgcctcacacacgcctagtgagtctaaagactcaacactccTGTACcaaaaataacaagtacatatacaagcacacaacagtgaaaaatatcatactcaacataactttcatgaacttaaaacatgaacataaacgtctCGTGTAAAATTgtgtcgtgtcaaagcatgtcatctcatgtcatcatatacgtatacattttctttttaattgaattgagTTCATTAGTTGttactttcgtatcagctctatcgatggatccatctagtaTAACCACGGTACAGGGCgacgggggacatcagcgacagtattacctgtccactgagcccgggcctcagctcatcatatctcatatcatcatatacatatacatcgtcagtcacaaccaaatccCATCCTTAAAAAAtaacatcatattcaccacttaataaaaacatgcatatacgtaacattttccttaaaaccaagcatgcaacatatttatcataattgcataaaaattgtaaacatgatgcaaaaatatttaaaatatcaaaaatttgcGCTCAGGGCGCTGtcttgaccaaaatctcaccccgggtgcaaaatgaccattttgcccctgaaaacccgaaaattatcatttcatccctggacctctaaaattgacctgaagcttaccaaactccttaaaatatcccaaaacatttttaaaagcattcctagacaTAAAATCGAGCCAAATTCACAATTTaaccgattcattttaaaacttggatcggggtcctggttttaacccgaatcgaatcgaaattaaaccaaaactttaCCAACTTTTTATCACACCTTAAAAACACTATAATGCTCCTAAAACAATGTCATTAGGCCCCTAAACACACGGCTGAAAATTCCCGAACCTAACAAAGTACTTCGCCCCTTCTCGTTTGCACTCTATTTCCTTATCTTCCCAAAAACTCACGTCCCTAGCCTACCCCGACTGCACCAGCCTTGAACCAGCCTATCATGGACCTAGACCAAACCCTAAGGAACCTATTAGAACCAAGCCACCAGCCCCATGCAGCTCCTCACGAACCATACACGCTAGAATCCCGAAACAACCACACCCGATCTCCAACCTTCAAGCGCGCGGTCTGCTAAGCCTGGGGGCTCCAGCCCACTTCGAGCCCTTCCAAGCCTTGTCCCAGACCCACTAGGGTCTGGTCTAAGGCTCGGTTTAGGTTCCTGAATGGCTAGCTAACCCGTTGCACTCAACTTACCCAAAAACCGAGCCAAAACTTGACACTCCTCTTGATCTACACCAAGCTTCGACCCACGCCGACTCCAGCCCTATCTACTCTATACTGTGACATGGTTTGGCCCTTAGCACCAACAATCAACAGCCCCCTTAAACAGCAACAACAAAACCGtgagaaacatgcaaataatgACCGAGTTTTATGTCAAACAAGTGCAAACCGAAAGTATCTGATAATACCGATGCATGCTCTTACAAACACACATAAAACACATAAAAGTGGCGTGAATGATGAGCAAGGGAGGTACGTGGCGTGCCTGGTGATTTCTTTGTGAACGAACAATGCAATGGGACACACTGCCGAATGGAAAATGGAGGCACCGAATTTTTGTTGCTGCAACTCACGAAGGAGATGACTGATTGGAGGGGAGGTGTCGGCTACAATattttaggtttaggttaaggaGTGGTTTAgtgttaaataaataataatcaaatagCTAATGGCCTAACttgtttaattaaaatgttaaaaagaTAATTAAGCCCAATAACCTTAAAAGTAGGTctattaaatccaaacacactaccgaaaaatattttgtgttagaaagattttgaaaatattagccgaacccttaaaaagtccctcgatttgataaaatttgcgtaccgttaaaaaaataaaatcatgcgggtaaaaatattcaataaaatcctatttttgaaaaatgcacttaaaaacatcttaaattagttaataaaaattaatcatgtaataaaataattttcctgaaaatttttcggtctccgttcttcgttcgAGCGAAAAATGCATCTAAAAACCCTAATACATTAACTTatgacaatttcatgaaataaatcctatcatgcatgaatgatgaataaaatgcatcaaaataattaaactcataatttaaaataaaaatcctacattgcatgcattcaggttacgtgaattaaattcctggaccttacatcctgcttacgtgaagcagacagtgggagacaaattggatagtagatccactttgtgctactttgtatgatatccaaagaattctgttggatattatttctaccatcccaatgaagcaaaaatgtttgtttcaagaaatgccacctttttggaaagagagtttctattagatagaaaaagcaatatgatagaacttgaagaaattcaagatactccctcaattatagaagttgaacctaatccccaacaaccagtagttgaagtacacgctcttagaaggtctgatagggttattagacaaCCCGCAAGATATACACTTATTCATTAACAAGGCCATGATAagccttgtgttggatgtgatccaatgaacttcaaagaagcaatatctgatattGATTCAACcgaatggcttgaagccatacAGTCTTAAATGAActatatgtattcaaaccaagtctggacattggtggatccactTGAGGGAATCGTTCTCATAGGATTCAAAtagatctacaaaagaaagcttgggacGGATGAGAATGTATTGActttcaaagcaagactggttgcaaaaggttatactcaaaggtaaggaattgactatgaggaaactttttcagcAATTgatatgtttaagtccattagaatactacttgCCATATAATAAttgtatgactatgagatatgacaaatggatgtaaagactgcattcctcaatggagacatcaaagaagaaatttatatgtctctaCATGAGGGATATACATCAGTGAGAATTGAGCacaaggtatgcaaacttcagagatcaatatatggtctcaagcaggcatcaaggatttggaacctcagatttgattgcactatcaaggaatttggttttgctaaaaatcctgaggaaccatgcgtgtacaagaaagttagtgggggtgcagtgacattcctagtattttatgttgatgatatcctactcattgagaatgatgtaggattactgcaatcagcTAAAGTATGGTTGGCAAGttaattctccatgaaagacatgggtgaagcatcctatgtattgggaatacaaatctatagaaatAGAACAAAAGGATACTGCGGCTCACCCAAgcgacttatatcgataccatccTGAAAAGATTCTCTAtagaagagtccaagagaggatacttaccaatgtgtcatgatgttactctatctaaggcaatgtgccccaagactgatgaagagatagagatgatgacacgtattctaTATGTGTCAgtcattggtagtatcatgtatggtatgatatcaacaagtcctgatgttgcttacgctctgagtgttacaagatATCAGGTGAACCTTGGTCCAATGCATTAGAAGGtcatgaaagatattcttaagtacttaagaaggactaagaacttgttatTAAATCCAAATAcactctcaaaaaatattttgtgttggaaagattttgaaaatattagccgaacccttaaaaagtcccTCGATTTGATAAAgtttgcgtaccgttaaaaaaataaaatcatgcggtaaaaatatccaataaaatactatttttgaaaaatgcacttaaaaacatattaaattaattataaaaattaatcatgtaataaaataattttcctgaaaattctctggtctccgttcctcgttcgagtgaAAAATACATCTAAAAACCCTAATACATGAACTTatgacaatttcatgaaataaatcctatcatgcatgaatgatgaataaaatgcatcaaaataattaaactcataatttaaaataaaaatcctacattgcatgcattcatgttacttgaattaaattcctggaccttacatcctgcttacgtgaagcaaacagtgggagacaaattggatagtagatccactttgtgctactctgtaggatatccaaagaattctgttggatattatttctaccatcccaatgaagcaaaaatgtttgtttcaagaaatgccaccttttttgGAAAGAgtgtttctattagatagaaaatgcaagatgatagaacttgaaaaaattcaagatactccctcaactatagaaattgaacctaatccccaacaaccagtagttgaagtacacgctcttagaaggtctgatagggttgtTAGACAACCTGCAAGATATACatttcttcatgaacaaggccatgataagccttgtgttggatgtgatccaatgaacttcaaagaagcaatatctgatattGATTCAACcgaatggcttgaagccatacAGTCTTAAATGAACTCTatatattcaaaccaagtctggacattggtggatccactTGAGGGAATCATTCCAATAGGATGCAAAtagatctacaaaagaaagcttgaggCGGATGGGaatgtattgaccttcaaagcaagactggttgcaaaaggttatactcaaaggcaaggaattgactatgagaaaaATTTTTCAGCAATTGAtattgtttaagtccattagaatactactgaCCATATAAtaatggtatgactatgagatatgacaaatggattTAAAGACttcattcctcaatggagacatcaaagaaaaaatttatatgtctcaatctGAGGGATATACATCAGTGGGAATTGAGCacaaggtatgcaaacttcagagatcaatatatgatctcaagcaggcgtcaaggaTTTGGAACCTCAAATTTGATTGCActatcaaggaatttggttttgctaaaaatcctgaggaaccatgcgtgtacaagaaagttagtgggggtgcagtgacattcctaatactttatgttgatgatatcctactcattgagaatgatgtaggattactgcaatcagcTAAAGTATGGTtggcaagtaaattctccatgaaagacatgggtgaagcatcctatgtattgggaatacaaatctatagagatagaccAAAGAGGATACTGCGGCTCACCCAAGCGACTTATATAGATACCATCCTGAAAAGATTccctatggaagagtccaagagaggatacttaccaatgtgtgaTGATGTTACTCTATCTAGAGCAATGTGCCCcaagactgatgaagagatagagatgatgacacgtattctaTATGTGTCagcaattggtagtatcatgtacgGTATGATATCAACAAGTCCTGATGTTCCTtatgctctgagtgttacaagatATCAGGTGAACCTTGGTCCAATGCATTAGAAGGTCGTGAatgatattcttaagtacttaagaaggactaagaacttgttcatggtctatcgaaatggagaattgaaattggaatgCTACAATGATTCTaacttccaatgtgacgtagatgattcgaaatcgacctctggttttgtattcatgctaaatggtgcggctgtctcttggaaaagttcgaagcaagacaccgttgtgGATTTCactactgaagctgaatacattgctacatctgctgcagccaaagaggcagtttggatgagaaattttgtccaagagttatgcgttattcctaatggagttgatccagtctcggtgtactgcgacaacactggtgtcGTTGCGCAAACAAaagaaccaaggtctcatcaaagatccaaacatatactgaggaattTCCACATCATcggggagattgtgggaagaggagatatatcagtcgaaagagtcccctctgcagataatgttgctgatccacttacaaagcccttgtcaggaccattgtttgagaagcatcgtgaagcaatgggattaaagtttatgggtagttggctctagggcaagtgggagattgttagagtagatgtcctgtaagccaactgttggctatgaaatttattgactcaattgtaattaacaatctttattttaatataattcattattttatgatttgttatttctttatctgtataccatgttataaaacatagataaaaactttgattatactttaacACAAATGAAACGTATtttgatgttgaaactcatttgtaaatactgtataatctaaattcgttcctagtcgattcagccgattaaaacaagaataaaggtcgcttgagcttgagactagcatctgtgatgttgtgtaccgcgtttcttggtaagagcataaagatgtccaaacatgcagatgggtagtcatatgacgattataccgaactaccctccctcggactttccaagtggttatcattcatcgagaggataagtccgtggttatgattgtacatcattaatccttacgacccgggacaacactgaggctctatatgctagggctgtgttttgacttgtttaccgactccaggagagtcatcaggtggcgagattgggtatagttgcgacacatataggagtcagtgcattgtagttggggattcaccgctcacctacgggtgtggatatcctatgtgatctgatgaaataatagtgcgcggaatctctggccaaagtatgagatgtacattagagaaggagttctccaatagtacatgcgatgccactatttatatgtgtcacatagttatcgaattaatatgcaaccctcgatgaatcAATGGTTATAGatttgatcgggatatatgagatgaagggaccgtactgtacgctaatcataatcgaatggttcttgcaggcactatcagtgatatctAAGAAATCATGGGACGATggtactagacgctcttaccatgattcgatgggtttaattagaaatatgatttctgacaatctcatgatcaattgttgatatataGAATGGggaaaattagggtaagcccgaataaaagattatgtcctgaatcacaaagagttgtgaacccacgactagctgtatccctgaacatTGAGGGTCACccaagcactggatcatttgttctcgtggaaagaataaattcaaaaaggtgaatttatattatgatatagcaaattcaagtagttgaatttatgataattaaattttgagaaaaataaattcaaagagttgaatttgtgatatagtaaattcaagaagttgaatttatgaatttataaaatttgaagagaataaatttaaggaattgaatttataaattttgagaatttaatttattaaactcaaaagttgagtttattaaatattaaattaaacatagtgAGAAGTAAGTTTAATAGGCTTGTAAGAAtgcaagtccaacatactaaataattaaaattcttaatggactttgattaatcaattaaactagttggactagtccaattaattcaTCAAGCctattaatgttaattaagatTCCCAAATGTTGtattatggtaattaggtcatggaagttttattttaagtatgaGACTTAAACCATAGCCTCCACTAATTTCATTgtgtgtgattttcgaaaatcacaaccATAAttcctccaaatttttagtttacttaattaattagattagttaattaaatgatgattaaagaaatattaaGATTTCTTTATTCTTATTGCATAGCATTCCTTTGTGTTTCAAGGATTTTGCAAGAAAATTTTCAGCTCACAAAATTTTGAAGTTTTCGGCCACTTCAATTAAAAAGATATTGGGTCGATTTCTTCTGTGTGTTTTATCTCTACGAAAAGATCTTCtatattttctagtgcaagttagaagagtAACTAGTAATCCGGTCATGGAGCTGATTCAAAGATTaaaaggagatttgaagaacgtacgtagggatttacaacaagagctacatcCGCTAATATCagagtagttggagccaaatGAATTAATTCACCAAATGTATATACTAAACATCTTttgtatgtttattttattgaaaaccatacgagtgtccaaacaatattttgattgtcaaaataaaatttttaaaacttttgctGCGTTTGGgtacgagaaaaccgagatccaacactaATTCCATAGCTCATGTCCTTGTATCTTTTGGTTCATCAAATGGAGCGTTACCAAATTGTGTAGACTTTTGCCATCTGTTTTTTAGCTTCACGGTAAATTTTgacattttgattttttttgtatgaCGATATTAAgtctttctaaaaaaataataataagaaagaaTACACGGGACTAaagttatgaaaaatattttgaaataactaGAAGTTCCaaattttatacaaaattataaattGTATGACGATATTAAgtctttctaaaaaaataataataagaaagaaTACACGGGACTAAAGTTATGAAAAATTTTTTTGTATGACGATATTAAGTCTCAAGGTCAAGAGTtggttttgaaatttcatttaaatatatcaaattcaatatttatgagattatgatattttattaaatttcattTATATGTCGTAATTTCCGATTTAAGCCTGCAAAATTTTGTATCATGTTAGCACTTTGGCAAAATCACTAAactaaaacaaaattttaacaaaTAATGGGACTAAAATTCTATTAAGTGCAATTTACATAATCTTTTTTGGAATTTTTCCTTAGTCGTATTGTTATTTGTATATATGTGGGATCGATTTTGAGCACTGAGTACAAGTCAATCTTGGATCACATGATTCTCGAGGAAAGGTCAATCCCGACCCAACATATATATACATCGGATAAAATTGGAACGAGAAAATATCATCGCATGAATGGAAAATGGAGGGGACCTAAAAAGTTGGTTAAGGATTGGGAAATTATGAACCGAAGAACAGTTGTAGGGCAGTTGTTAACCGTtgaatttttctctttttccccGCAATTTTCTCTTCTTTTAAAATCTAACATTTTCCCATGAATTCCTCTCACACAAATATGAAGCACATCTCCATTACTTTTCTCGATCTCTTAGTTCCCTTTTGATCTTATAAAGAAATTTTGCAGCCATTTATCTCTCGTTAATAGGGATCGGAAGCGCCAAAATGGTAATCTTCTTACAATTTGTTTCTTCTCTTCTTTTGATTTGATCAATTAATGATGTATATGTTCAGCCATTTCTAATTACCAATTCTTCGCTGCACGGAAATAAGTTTTTCCATCGCTAGTCATGGACGACGAAATAATTTGTCGTTAAATCCGTCTATAAAATCTAGGATTTTTTTGTAGTATTTTGCGCAgtttttcttgaatttatgGTTTCGATAAAAACGACTCTAAAAATGTAACCCATCATGTctagtttttatatatattagtgATGCTTGTTAACCGGTACATGaatgtatattaaattttaacatatataaaattatactttgtgtttatgtttttattttgcTATGGTTTTTCctcgaaaagaaaaaaaaatgtggGGGAATGTTGATTCAGTTGTCCCAATGAAATTTTGAAATCGTCCTTATAACAGAAAAGGGACTTTCTTGTCTTTTTTAGTTACTTTAATCTATATATCTTAGTATAAGATACCCATAAACTTGCCGGAGAAGAACTAGTGGTGTCAAACAAATTTGTTGTTTGAAATTATAATAGGCAAATGCTGCGTCCGGAACGGCGGTGCACGACGATTGTAAGCTGAAGTTCTTGGAACTAAAAGCGAAGAGGAACTATCGTTTCTTAATATTCAAGATCGACGGGCAACAGGTTGTGGTGGATAAACTCGGGAGCCCCGGAGACAGTTACGAGGATTTCGCAGCTGCACTTCCTTCTGATGAGTGTCGCTATGCTGTCTTCGATTTCGATTTCATCACCAATGAAAATGTGCAGAAGAGCAAGATTTACTTCATTGCATGGTAGCTACTAATATATTTAGTTCTATCTATTATCATcgtcattttgaattttggtttTCTAAACCGTAAGTTTAACTTTCTTTCCTTGGTCATTTTCCGCTGTATTGTTGATATGAAGAGGAACATGTTGATGTAACACTTGATATCATTGACATGAGATCAAATATGATTCACATATCCATGTCAGTACTCCGATGGCTGCAGACTAAACATTCTTTATTAGAAGATTCATTCATGCCGATACGAATCATCGTTATCTTTCGAGAACCGATACAACCTCGTCCGGCCTAATACTGATCATGATGTTATTGTATATTAAAAATTTGTTGGGATTGAATTAGGTCGCCAGAGACATCGAAGGTGAGAATGAAGATGGTGTACGCTAGCTCAAAGGACAGATTCAAGAGGGAATTGGATGGGATTCAAGTGGAGTTGCAGGCAACGGATCCCAGTGAGATGACCTTCGACATCATTAAAGCTCGCGCAATCTGATCCATATATACATACAACGTTGTCATCGATCGATCGGTTTGGCTCTTTCATTGCAAGAAAATTAAATCTGTAGTAGTAATTAATGTAtcattatttatgttttgtagTAATAATATTCATTTATTAGCGATCGAGTTGTTCAATTTTTATGTAATATTATGTCTTGAATCCAGCATACAAATTATAATCtctacttttaaaatttatgccATGCATGCGGTCTTGGTTTAAGACTTATTTTGTcgcctaaatgctattttttgtTACTACATATCGAAATTACGTAATATTTTCCAACGTTTTGGGTAGATATCTTACACTGCTACATAAAATAAGTGGGTTGGATCGGTAAAATCCCGACTCACCCGGCCTACCCGCCCCATAAAATTCAATACAACTTTAATTAGTAAAGCCTATCTGATCGGCCTACACAGCCACATAAAATGAATGAAATGACCTGATAATATTACAATTCACTCCTTCTAATAGTGGGTTGCAGCGAGTTACGGCCAAACTAGCCCTGCTGCCGGTTTGGACATTCCTAATTGTGGATGAACTCCATCTAGTATAGGTCGGAGTATTTATCCTGGTAAGAAATATCATCATTTCCTTTTACTGATATGAgcgtaaatttaattttaaatcatttaattactttagtttatatataaaatttaggcTCGAAGAAAAATAGGAGGTGAAAGTCCAACCATAAAGAAAATGGATTCGGCTCATTAGGGTAAACATGAAATTTGGCGGCTGAAATCCTAGGCGGCAACTGGGCCATGACACCACGATCAAGATCATGCGAGTAATTAACTTTGGAAAATTGAGCAAAAGCAGGAGTACGACGTTTGAGTATATATCATTTTCTCACACTCAATACACAtcgaaagtttaaaattttagtttctATATTTGAAACTTTCTTTGATGTGTATTTAAACATTTACAGGGTGTTTAAATGAAACGtcatcgattttttttttaaaatataaactcaaaaatactaaataaaataacttaacataccataattcataaaaaatttaaaaatttgaaatctcaagtgcaaCAATCCGTAAATCGTCAACTAATCAAAATTCATATATCGACCTTTAAAAGATcgactaacaataaaataaagcataaaaatatctcgaATAAAATCATTgacataaatctttaaatcttttatctaacaagctagtgcggaaaataAATGGCCCTCGGAAGTGTACTgttgcactcgatccactcaatcatTAG is part of the Primulina tabacum isolate GXHZ01 chromosome 18, ASM2559414v2, whole genome shotgun sequence genome and encodes:
- the LOC142533188 gene encoding actin-depolymerizing factor 7-like, with amino-acid sequence MANAASGTAVHDDCKLKFLELKAKRNYRFLIFKIDGQQVVVDKLGSPGDSYEDFAAALPSDECRYAVFDFDFITNENVQKSKIYFIAWSPETSKVRMKMVYASSKDRFKRELDGIQVELQATDPSEMTFDIIKARAI